Proteins encoded together in one Paracidovorax wautersii window:
- the corA gene encoding magnesium/cobalt transporter CorA, with product MLNIFTLANGRLVQEEIDSLEELARFQPIWVDLESPSLEEKRWIKQHYGLSIPEDAMDEDIEESARFYEEDNGELHIRSDFLIDDDEQPRSVRVAFILNLVNDTLKSKGVLFSIHDEDVPVFRLLRLRARRAPGLIEDAKEVLLKLFDADAEYSADTLENIYDELEKVSTQVLSGDVTDARAGEVLSAIARQEDLNGRIRRNVMDTRRAVSFMMRSKMLNAEQFEEARQILRDIESLDNHTAFLFDKINFLMDATVGFININQNKIIKIFSVASVALLPPTLIASVYGMNFKFMPELDWSLGYPYALALMVASALGPMWYFRKRGWLK from the coding sequence ATGCTCAACATCTTTACGCTGGCCAATGGCCGGCTGGTCCAGGAAGAAATCGATTCCCTGGAAGAACTCGCGCGGTTCCAGCCCATCTGGGTGGACCTCGAATCCCCCTCGCTCGAAGAAAAGCGCTGGATCAAGCAGCACTACGGCCTGTCCATCCCCGAGGATGCGATGGACGAGGACATCGAGGAATCCGCCCGCTTCTACGAAGAAGACAACGGCGAGCTGCACATCCGCAGCGACTTTCTGATCGACGACGACGAGCAGCCGCGCTCCGTGCGCGTGGCCTTCATCCTGAACCTGGTGAACGACACGCTCAAGAGCAAGGGCGTGCTGTTCTCCATCCACGACGAGGACGTGCCCGTCTTCCGCCTGCTGCGCCTGCGTGCGCGCCGCGCGCCCGGCCTGATCGAGGACGCCAAGGAAGTGCTGCTCAAGCTGTTCGACGCCGATGCCGAATACTCGGCCGACACGCTCGAGAACATCTACGACGAGCTGGAGAAGGTCAGCACGCAGGTGCTGTCGGGCGACGTGACCGATGCGCGCGCCGGCGAGGTGCTGAGCGCCATCGCGCGCCAGGAAGACTTGAACGGGCGCATCCGCCGCAACGTCATGGACACGCGCCGCGCGGTGAGCTTCATGATGCGCAGCAAGATGCTGAATGCAGAGCAGTTCGAGGAGGCACGCCAGATCCTGCGCGACATCGAATCGCTGGACAACCACACGGCGTTTCTCTTCGACAAGATCAACTTCCTGATGGACGCCACGGTCGGCTTCATCAACATCAACCAGAACAAGATCATCAAGATCTTCTCGGTGGCCAGCGTGGCGCTGCTGCCGCCCACGCTGATCGCCAGCGTCTACGGCATGAACTTCAAGTTCATGCCCGAGCTGGACTGGTCCCTGGGCTACCCGTATGCGCTGGCCCTGATGGTGGCCAGCGCCCTGGGACCGATGTGGTACTTCCGCAAGCGGGGCTGGTTGAAGTAA
- a CDS encoding NAD(P)(+) transhydrogenase (Re/Si-specific) subunit beta: MLNMNTVTLLYLVASVCFIQALKGLSHPTTSIRGNVFGMAGMAIAVLTTAALIAQLAGGVGPGMGYVLAGLVVGGTAGAVMAQRVEMTKMPELVAFMHSMIGLAAVFIAVAAAVEPWAFGITAKGAALPHGNRLELALGAAIGAITFSGSVIAFGKLSGKYRFRLFQGAPVTFRGQHGLNLLLGLAALALIVGYTATEARPLLWLLLALAFVLGVLIIIPIGGADMPVVVSMLNSYSGWAAAGIGFSLNNSMLIIAGSLVGSSGAILSYIMCKAMNRSFFNVILGGFGGDASAAAAGGAAEQRTVRSGSADDAAFIIGQAESVVIVPGYGLAVARAQHAVKELAQKLIDKGISVKYAIHPVAGRMPGHMNVLLAEAEVPYDQVFEMEDINGEFGQVDVAIILGANDVVNPAALTKGSPIYGMPILEAYKAKTVIVNKRSMAAGYAGLDNELFYMDKTMMVFGDAKKVVEDIGKAVE, translated from the coding sequence ATCCCACCACGTCGATCCGCGGCAACGTCTTCGGCATGGCCGGCATGGCGATCGCGGTGCTGACGACGGCGGCGCTGATCGCGCAGCTGGCCGGCGGCGTGGGCCCGGGCATGGGCTACGTGCTGGCCGGGCTGGTGGTGGGCGGCACCGCGGGCGCGGTGATGGCGCAGCGGGTGGAGATGACCAAGATGCCCGAGCTGGTGGCTTTCATGCACAGCATGATCGGGCTGGCGGCCGTGTTCATCGCGGTGGCGGCGGCCGTGGAGCCGTGGGCCTTCGGCATCACGGCCAAGGGGGCGGCGCTGCCGCACGGCAACCGGCTGGAGCTGGCACTGGGCGCGGCCATCGGTGCCATCACCTTCAGCGGGTCGGTGATCGCGTTCGGCAAGCTGTCGGGCAAATACCGGTTCCGGCTGTTCCAGGGCGCGCCCGTGACATTCCGGGGCCAGCATGGCCTGAACCTGCTGCTGGGGCTGGCGGCACTGGCGCTCATCGTCGGCTACACGGCCACCGAGGCGCGGCCGCTGCTGTGGCTGCTGCTGGCGCTGGCCTTCGTGCTGGGCGTGCTCATCATCATTCCCATCGGCGGGGCCGACATGCCGGTGGTGGTCTCCATGCTCAACAGCTACTCGGGCTGGGCGGCGGCGGGCATCGGCTTCAGCCTGAACAACAGCATGCTGATCATCGCCGGCTCGCTGGTGGGCAGCTCGGGGGCGATCCTGAGCTACATCATGTGCAAGGCCATGAACCGCTCGTTCTTCAACGTGATTCTGGGCGGCTTCGGCGGCGATGCCTCGGCCGCTGCGGCCGGCGGCGCGGCCGAGCAGCGCACGGTCCGCAGCGGCAGCGCCGACGACGCTGCCTTCATCATCGGCCAGGCGGAGTCGGTGGTGATCGTGCCGGGCTATGGCCTGGCGGTTGCGCGCGCCCAGCATGCCGTGAAGGAACTCGCGCAGAAGCTGATCGACAAGGGCATCAGCGTCAAGTACGCCATCCATCCGGTGGCGGGCCGCATGCCGGGGCACATGAACGTGCTGCTCGCCGAGGCGGAGGTGCCCTACGACCAGGTGTTCGAGATGGAGGACATCAACGGCGAATTCGGCCAGGTGGACGTGGCTATCATCCTGGGCGCCAACGATGTGGTGAACCCCGCCGCACTCACCAAGGGCAGTCCCATCTACGGCATGCCCATCCTGGAGGCCTACAAGGCCAAGACTGTGATCGTCAACAAGCGTTCCATGGCGGCCGGCTATGCAGGCCTGGACAACGAGCTGTTCTACATGGACAAGACCATGATGGTCTTCGGCGATGCCAAGAAGGTCGTCGAGGACATCGGCAAGGCTGTGGAGTGA
- a CDS encoding OmpW family outer membrane protein, whose translation MVFLKQTGAAALVLVACATTAHAQVAGSFSVRAGATHIAPQMRSGHLSAPSFPDTRIDVKSDTALTGGLTYMVTDHWALDLPVGLPFKHNFVGDGAIARTGKLGETKVLPLTLFAQYRFGEANASFRPYVGLGVTYAKFFKERTTAALTGLTGGTLANPTTASIDDKWGVTPQVGFVWAFNERWFLDAALYKSYLKTTAHLSSGQSIDMRLNPYVVAVGVGYRF comes from the coding sequence ATGGTATTCCTCAAGCAGACCGGCGCCGCGGCGCTGGTCCTGGTGGCCTGCGCCACCACCGCCCACGCCCAGGTCGCGGGTTCGTTCTCGGTGCGCGCCGGCGCCACCCACATCGCGCCCCAGATGCGCAGCGGCCACCTGTCGGCGCCCAGCTTTCCGGATACGCGCATCGACGTGAAATCGGACACGGCGCTCACCGGTGGCCTCACCTACATGGTGACCGACCACTGGGCGCTGGACCTGCCCGTGGGCCTGCCGTTCAAGCACAACTTCGTGGGCGACGGTGCCATCGCCCGCACCGGCAAGCTCGGCGAGACCAAGGTGCTGCCCCTGACGCTGTTCGCGCAGTACCGCTTCGGCGAGGCGAACGCCTCCTTCCGCCCCTACGTGGGGCTGGGCGTGACCTATGCCAAGTTCTTCAAGGAGCGCACCACCGCGGCGCTGACGGGCCTGACGGGCGGCACGCTGGCCAACCCCACGACCGCCTCCATCGACGACAAATGGGGCGTCACCCCGCAGGTCGGGTTCGTGTGGGCCTTCAACGAGCGCTGGTTCCTCGACGCCGCCCTCTACAAGAGCTATCTCAAGACCACCGCGCACCTGTCGAGCGGCCAGAGCATCGACATGCGGCTCAACCCGTACGTGGTGGCCGTGGGCGTGGGCTACCGGTTCTGA
- a CDS encoding L-threonylcarbamoyladenylate synthase, which yields MILDGRLATSIDAAARVLRTSGLLGLPTETVYGLAADAASDAAVAQIFTAKGRPSDHPLIVHVADAAGLAHFAGEVPAFAQALADAFWPGPLTLILPRLPGRATAATGGQDSVGLRCPAHPVAQAVLRACAADDPDLGGAPVHGLAAPSANRFGRVSPTTAQHVQDEFGDALLTLDGGACEVGIESTIVDCTRGVPVLLRPGAIGRDQIAAACGIAPLSKEELPAQTPRASGTLEAHYAPTAKVRLMDAQALQAGLDVLGADAAHLAVYARTALRMRSSKIVLRRMPDDAAAAAQQLFAALRSFDDEGVKLIWIETPPATPDWEGVRDRLQRAAAA from the coding sequence ATGATCCTCGACGGCCGCCTGGCCACCTCCATCGACGCCGCCGCACGCGTGCTGCGCACTAGCGGCCTGCTGGGCCTGCCCACCGAGACGGTGTACGGCCTGGCCGCCGATGCCGCCAGCGACGCGGCCGTGGCGCAGATCTTCACCGCCAAGGGCCGGCCCAGCGACCACCCGCTGATCGTCCACGTGGCGGATGCGGCCGGCCTGGCCCACTTCGCCGGCGAGGTGCCGGCCTTCGCCCAAGCGCTGGCCGACGCCTTCTGGCCCGGCCCGCTCACGCTCATCCTGCCGCGCCTCCCCGGCCGCGCCACGGCGGCCACGGGCGGACAGGACAGCGTGGGCCTGCGCTGCCCCGCGCACCCGGTCGCCCAGGCCGTGCTGCGTGCCTGCGCCGCCGATGATCCGGACCTGGGTGGCGCGCCCGTGCACGGCCTGGCCGCGCCCAGCGCCAACCGCTTCGGCCGCGTGAGCCCGACCACGGCGCAGCACGTGCAGGACGAGTTCGGCGACGCGCTGCTCACCCTGGACGGGGGCGCCTGCGAGGTGGGCATCGAAAGCACCATCGTGGACTGCACCCGCGGCGTGCCCGTGCTGCTGCGCCCCGGCGCCATCGGCCGCGACCAGATCGCTGCCGCCTGCGGCATCGCGCCGCTCTCGAAAGAGGAGCTGCCCGCGCAGACACCGCGCGCCTCGGGCACGCTGGAGGCGCACTATGCGCCCACTGCCAAGGTGCGCCTGATGGACGCGCAGGCGCTGCAGGCCGGGCTGGACGTGCTGGGCGCCGACGCGGCCCACCTGGCCGTCTATGCCCGTACGGCGCTGCGCATGCGCTCCAGCAAGATCGTGCTGCGCCGCATGCCCGACGACGCCGCTGCCGCGGCCCAGCAACTGTTCGCGGCACTGCGCAGCTTCGACGACGAGGGCGTGAAGCTGATCTGGATCGAAACCCCGCCCGCCACGCCCGACTGGGAAGGCGTGCGCGACCGTCTGCAGCGGGCCGCCGCGGCCTGA
- the tsaB gene encoding tRNA (adenosine(37)-N6)-threonylcarbamoyltransferase complex dimerization subunit type 1 TsaB yields MHLLAFDTSTDTLSIAVQRDEAVWEHSAPGGAQASTGLIPAIRGLMAQAVLGFDGLDAIVFGRGPGSFTGLRTACAVAQGLAFGARAGRGVPVLPVDTLLAVAEQARAAHGCTRVVATLDARMDEVYWAPFEWQDSGSWSVPADFELGRPESVAVPAGWTVAGNAQAAYGERLAPDAPHVHALPTAAALLRLAPALLAAGAAVPAPAALPRYIRDKVAQTTAEREAARRAAALPATP; encoded by the coding sequence ATGCACCTGCTTGCCTTCGACACCAGCACCGACACCCTCTCCATCGCCGTCCAGCGGGACGAGGCGGTGTGGGAGCACAGCGCGCCCGGCGGCGCGCAGGCCTCGACCGGGCTGATCCCCGCCATCCGCGGGCTGATGGCCCAGGCGGTCCTGGGTTTCGACGGGCTGGACGCGATCGTCTTCGGCCGGGGGCCGGGCTCGTTCACGGGGCTGCGCACGGCCTGCGCCGTGGCGCAGGGCCTGGCCTTCGGCGCCCGCGCCGGCCGCGGCGTACCCGTGCTGCCGGTCGACACCCTGCTGGCCGTGGCCGAGCAGGCCCGCGCCGCCCACGGCTGCACGCGCGTGGTGGCCACGCTGGACGCGCGCATGGACGAGGTCTACTGGGCCCCGTTCGAGTGGCAGGACAGCGGCTCCTGGTCCGTTCCGGCGGACTTCGAACTCGGCCGCCCCGAATCCGTCGCCGTGCCCGCCGGCTGGACCGTGGCCGGCAACGCCCAGGCCGCGTACGGAGAGCGGCTGGCACCGGACGCCCCGCACGTGCACGCCCTGCCCACGGCCGCCGCGCTGCTGCGCCTGGCACCGGCGCTGCTGGCCGCCGGCGCCGCCGTGCCGGCCCCAGCCGCCCTGCCCCGCTACATCCGCGATAAAGTGGCGCAGACCACCGCCGAGCGCGAAGCCGCTCGCCGGGCGGCCGCCCTCCCCGCCACGCCATGA
- a CDS encoding 5'-methylthioadenosine/adenosylhomocysteine nucleosidase has protein sequence MTTAILSALPEEQAGLVHALAHPQRITHAGRAFWRGELHGRSVVLALSGIGKVAAATTATALIERFGVARIVFTGVAGGVGDGVQVGDVVVAHDYLQHDMDASPLFPRWELPGYGRTRLACDAQVTDLLSRAVDSCLLDLGTGALAALGGAPAGAPRRHTGLVASGDWFVSTATGARALREALRAADHVVLAVEMEGAAVAQVCADYGIPFGAVRTVSDRADDAAHVDFTRFVETVAARYADHIVDRFMRML, from the coding sequence ATGACCACCGCCATCCTCAGCGCCCTCCCAGAAGAACAGGCCGGGCTGGTCCACGCGCTCGCGCACCCGCAGCGCATCACCCACGCGGGCCGCGCGTTCTGGCGCGGCGAACTGCACGGCCGCTCCGTGGTGCTGGCCCTTTCGGGGATCGGCAAGGTGGCCGCAGCCACCACGGCTACGGCGCTGATCGAGCGCTTCGGCGTGGCGCGCATCGTCTTCACCGGCGTGGCCGGCGGCGTGGGCGATGGCGTGCAGGTGGGCGACGTGGTGGTCGCGCACGACTACCTGCAGCACGACATGGATGCCTCCCCGTTGTTCCCGCGCTGGGAGCTGCCCGGCTACGGCCGCACGCGCCTGGCCTGCGATGCGCAGGTGACGGACCTGTTGTCGCGGGCCGTGGACAGCTGCCTGCTCGACCTGGGCACCGGCGCTCTGGCGGCGCTGGGTGGCGCGCCTGCGGGTGCGCCCCGGCGGCATACCGGGCTGGTCGCCAGCGGGGATTGGTTCGTATCCACGGCCACCGGCGCCCGCGCCCTGCGGGAAGCCCTGCGCGCCGCCGACCACGTCGTGCTGGCCGTGGAGATGGAGGGCGCCGCCGTCGCCCAGGTCTGCGCGGATTACGGCATTCCCTTCGGCGCCGTGCGCACGGTGTCGGACCGCGCAGACGATGCCGCCCACGTGGACTTCACCCGGTTCGTCGAGACCGTGGCCGCCCGCTATGCGGACCACATCGTGGACCGTTTCATGCGAATGCTATGA
- a CDS encoding SGNH/GDSL hydrolase family protein yields MAANWMRRTLVVAACASATLLAACGSSTTESAISPSRFVTFGDGFTDMGQTGSRYTVNGTGAVDNWANQLASRYGRTITPQVSGGAGFAQGNARVTATTDAAGGTAPSIEAQITSFLNTGRFSAEDLVIVNGGISDLIVGMTAVTAGTSTVDQFNAAATTAGRELGAQVERLVAAGAQYVLVTNTYNLGRTPWAITIGQTNTLNAATRAFNDALKIRIESLGKNVLIVDAESYFNDMTFSPGNFSMDNSTAAVCTSVDPGNGIGTGAGQVNSARCTPSTLLPAADSNRFVFADNVYPAPSAHRQFGDWAYDRLRNRW; encoded by the coding sequence ATGGCAGCAAATTGGATGCGCCGCACCTTGGTGGTCGCCGCATGCGCATCGGCCACCCTGCTGGCGGCCTGCGGATCGAGCACGACCGAATCGGCCATCTCGCCCTCGCGGTTCGTCACGTTCGGGGACGGTTTCACGGACATGGGGCAGACCGGCTCGCGCTATACGGTCAACGGCACCGGCGCGGTGGACAACTGGGCCAACCAGCTGGCCTCCCGCTACGGGCGCACGATCACGCCGCAGGTCAGCGGCGGTGCGGGCTTTGCGCAAGGCAATGCCCGCGTGACCGCCACGACCGACGCCGCGGGCGGCACCGCGCCGTCCATCGAGGCCCAGATCACCAGCTTCCTGAATACCGGCCGCTTCAGCGCCGAGGACCTGGTGATCGTCAACGGCGGCATCAGCGACCTGATCGTCGGCATGACGGCCGTGACGGCCGGCACCTCGACGGTGGACCAGTTCAACGCCGCCGCCACCACCGCGGGCCGCGAACTGGGCGCGCAGGTGGAGCGCCTGGTGGCCGCCGGCGCGCAGTACGTGCTGGTAACCAACACCTACAATCTGGGCCGTACGCCCTGGGCCATCACCATCGGCCAGACCAATACGCTGAATGCAGCCACCCGCGCGTTCAATGATGCCTTGAAGATCCGTATCGAATCCCTGGGCAAGAACGTGCTGATCGTGGACGCCGAGTCCTACTTCAACGACATGACGTTCAGCCCGGGCAACTTCAGCATGGACAACAGCACCGCGGCCGTCTGCACCTCGGTCGACCCCGGCAACGGCATCGGCACCGGCGCCGGCCAGGTCAACTCGGCCCGCTGCACGCCTTCCACGCTGCTGCCCGCTGCCGACTCCAACCGGTTCGTGTTCGCGGACAACGTGTACCCGGCGCCCTCTGCGCACCGCCAGTTCGGCGACTGGGCCTACGACCGCCTGCGCAACCGCTGGTAA
- the rimI gene encoding ribosomal protein S18-alanine N-acetyltransferase — translation MSALPQSTAVAEARFEPLSLPRLDMLLQVEESAYTHPWTRGNFIDALAAGYEAQLLMAQDELIGYFVAMKGVDEVHLLNITVALAYQRQGWAHLMLDALALWARGQRAEWLWLEVRVSNQRARQIYETHGYRVVGERKRYYPALDGEREDAIVMSLKL, via the coding sequence ATGAGCGCCTTGCCCCAGTCCACCGCCGTTGCAGAGGCCCGTTTCGAGCCGCTGTCCCTGCCGCGCCTGGACATGCTGCTGCAGGTGGAGGAGAGTGCCTACACCCACCCCTGGACGCGGGGCAACTTCATCGACGCCCTGGCCGCGGGCTACGAAGCCCAGCTGCTGATGGCGCAGGACGAACTGATCGGCTATTTCGTCGCCATGAAAGGCGTGGACGAAGTGCACCTGCTCAACATCACCGTGGCGCTGGCCTACCAGCGCCAGGGCTGGGCGCACCTGATGCTGGACGCCCTCGCGCTGTGGGCGCGCGGCCAGCGGGCCGAGTGGCTGTGGCTGGAGGTGCGCGTGAGCAACCAGCGCGCGCGCCAGATCTATGAAACCCATGGCTATCGCGTCGTCGGCGAGCGCAAGCGCTACTACCCGGCGCTGGACGGCGAGCGCGAGGATGCCATCGTGATGAGCCTGAAGCTATGA
- a CDS encoding long-chain-fatty-acid--CoA ligase codes for MNERPWLGAYPQGVPADIDTTQYPSLVALMEEAFRKYADRVAYSFMGKDVSYAETDAQSRDLAAYLQGLGLARGDRVAIMMPNVPQYPVAVAAILRAGLVVVNVNPLYTPRELEHQLKDSGAKAIVIIENFAHTLQACIAQTQVQHVVLATMGDRLGFLKGLVVNYVVRKVKKLVPPFQLPGAVRFNEALSRGAGATLKAPEIHPDDVALLQYTGGTTGVSKGAVLLHRNVIANVLQSEAWNQPAMNKVPAGEQPTSVCALPLYHIFAFTVNMMLSMRTGGKTILIPNPRDLAGVLKELSKHTFHSFPAVNTLFNGLANHPDFNTVNWKNLVVSVGGGMAVQGAVAKLWLEKTGCPICEGYGLSETSPSASCNPVGSKEFTGTIGVPLPSTWMKLIDDEGRDVTAVGQTGEIVIKGPQVMAGYWQRPDETAKVMTDDGYFKSGDIGVMDERGYFKIVDRKKDMVLVSGFNVYPNEVEDVVATLPGVMECAVVGVPDEKTGEAVKLVIVKRDPNLTEAQVREFCHDNLTGYKRPRVIEFRTDLPKTPVGKILRRELRDKK; via the coding sequence ATGAACGAACGCCCGTGGCTGGGTGCCTATCCGCAAGGGGTGCCGGCCGACATCGATACGACGCAGTACCCCTCCCTGGTCGCGTTGATGGAAGAAGCCTTCCGCAAGTATGCGGACCGCGTCGCCTACAGCTTCATGGGCAAGGACGTGAGCTACGCCGAGACCGACGCGCAAAGCCGCGATCTGGCCGCCTACCTGCAGGGATTGGGTCTGGCCCGGGGCGACCGCGTGGCCATCATGATGCCCAACGTGCCCCAGTACCCGGTGGCCGTGGCCGCCATCCTGCGGGCCGGCCTGGTCGTGGTGAACGTGAATCCGCTGTACACGCCGCGTGAACTGGAACACCAGCTCAAGGACTCCGGCGCCAAAGCCATCGTCATCATCGAGAACTTCGCGCATACGCTGCAGGCCTGCATCGCGCAGACGCAAGTGCAGCACGTGGTGCTGGCCACCATGGGCGATCGCCTGGGTTTCCTTAAGGGCCTGGTGGTCAACTACGTGGTGCGCAAGGTCAAGAAGCTGGTGCCCCCGTTCCAGCTGCCCGGCGCGGTGCGCTTCAACGAAGCGCTGTCGCGCGGTGCGGGCGCAACGCTCAAGGCGCCCGAGATCCACCCCGACGACGTGGCGCTGCTGCAGTACACCGGCGGCACCACGGGTGTCTCCAAGGGCGCGGTGCTCCTGCACCGCAACGTGATTGCCAACGTACTGCAGTCCGAGGCCTGGAACCAGCCGGCCATGAACAAGGTGCCGGCCGGCGAGCAGCCCACCAGCGTGTGCGCGCTGCCGCTGTACCACATCTTCGCCTTTACGGTGAACATGATGCTGTCCATGCGCACGGGCGGCAAGACCATCCTCATCCCCAACCCGCGCGATCTGGCCGGGGTGCTCAAGGAGCTTTCCAAGCACACCTTCCACAGCTTTCCGGCGGTCAACACGCTGTTCAACGGCCTGGCCAACCATCCCGATTTCAACACCGTGAACTGGAAGAACCTGGTGGTGTCGGTGGGGGGCGGCATGGCGGTGCAGGGCGCCGTGGCCAAGCTCTGGCTCGAAAAGACCGGCTGCCCCATCTGCGAGGGCTACGGCCTGTCGGAGACCAGCCCCTCGGCCAGCTGCAACCCCGTGGGATCGAAGGAGTTCACGGGCACCATCGGCGTGCCGCTTCCAAGCACCTGGATGAAGCTCATCGACGACGAGGGCCGCGACGTGACCGCCGTTGGTCAGACCGGCGAGATCGTCATCAAGGGACCGCAGGTGATGGCCGGCTACTGGCAGCGCCCGGACGAGACGGCCAAGGTCATGACGGACGACGGCTACTTCAAGTCCGGCGACATCGGCGTGATGGACGAGCGCGGCTACTTCAAGATCGTGGACCGCAAGAAGGACATGGTGCTGGTCAGCGGCTTCAACGTGTACCCGAACGAGGTCGAGGACGTCGTCGCCACGCTGCCCGGCGTGATGGAGTGCGCGGTGGTGGGCGTTCCGGACGAGAAGACCGGCGAAGCCGTCAAGCTCGTCATCGTCAAGAGGGACCCCAACCTGACCGAAGCCCAGGTGCGCGAGTTCTGCCACGACAATCTCACGGGCTACAAGCGCCCGCGCGTGATCGAGTTCCGCACCGACCTGCCCAAGACACCGGTAGGCAAGATCCTGCGGCGCGAGCTGCGCGACAAGAAGTGA
- a CDS encoding SGNH/GDSL hydrolase family protein, whose amino-acid sequence MPMQRCSSWALAVVAAAALSACGGGGADTTPAVQVTSVKVAGDSLADSGTFGFKFTVQGTAPTGAGSTPIWPERAAASYGLSLCPRYVATSTTTFTANPSPGCTNYAIGGGRINNPTAPTSPVSIQKQLQDMGAAGFGAGDLVLVDGGGNDAADLIGAYLRVRTDGGATYLTLLGTQLDAATVNAAAAAGANGLAAAGATYMKALATQFATSIRAQTVARGAPRVAVLNMPGITLTPRFRTVLASIAASSGTAAAASAEALFDGWIQAFNAQLATSLAGDARIVVVDFYTSFKDQSTNPAQYQYTNVTTPACPATGVGSDGLPTYTFPTCTAAALSAAPPAGATGGADWWKSYAFADSFHPTPYAHQQIGQLLSRSLATAGWL is encoded by the coding sequence ATGCCTATGCAACGATGCTCATCTTGGGCGCTGGCGGTCGTGGCCGCTGCAGCGCTGTCCGCCTGCGGCGGCGGCGGCGCCGACACCACCCCGGCCGTTCAGGTCACGTCCGTCAAGGTCGCAGGCGACAGCCTGGCCGACAGCGGCACCTTCGGCTTCAAGTTCACCGTGCAGGGCACGGCACCCACCGGCGCCGGCTCCACGCCCATCTGGCCCGAGCGCGCAGCCGCCAGCTATGGCCTGTCGCTGTGCCCCCGCTACGTGGCCACCAGCACCACCACGTTCACCGCCAATCCCAGCCCAGGCTGTACCAACTACGCCATCGGCGGCGGCCGCATCAACAACCCGACGGCGCCGACCTCGCCCGTTTCCATCCAGAAGCAGCTGCAGGACATGGGCGCGGCCGGCTTCGGCGCCGGTGATCTGGTGCTGGTCGACGGCGGCGGCAACGACGCGGCGGATCTGATCGGCGCCTACCTGCGTGTGCGCACCGATGGCGGCGCCACTTACCTGACGCTGCTGGGCACCCAGCTGGACGCCGCCACGGTCAACGCCGCGGCCGCCGCGGGTGCCAACGGCCTGGCCGCTGCGGGCGCCACGTACATGAAGGCGCTCGCCACGCAGTTCGCGACCAGCATCCGCGCCCAGACCGTGGCCCGGGGCGCGCCCCGCGTGGCCGTGCTGAACATGCCCGGCATCACGCTCACGCCCCGCTTCCGCACGGTGCTGGCTTCGATCGCCGCCAGCAGCGGCACGGCCGCCGCAGCGTCTGCCGAGGCGCTGTTCGACGGCTGGATCCAGGCCTTCAATGCCCAGCTGGCGACCAGCCTGGCCGGTGATGCGCGCATCGTCGTGGTGGACTTCTACACCTCGTTCAAGGACCAGTCCACCAACCCGGCGCAGTACCAGTACACCAACGTCACCACGCCCGCCTGCCCCGCCACCGGCGTCGGCAGCGACGGCCTGCCGACCTACACCTTCCCGACCTGCACGGCCGCCGCCCTGTCGGCGGCACCGCCCGCGGGCGCCACCGGCGGCGCGGACTGGTGGAAGTCGTACGCCTTCGCCGACAGCTTCCACCCCACGCCCTACGCGCACCAGCAGATCGGACAGCTGCTGTCCCGTTCCCTGGCCACCGCCGGCTGGCTCTGA
- a CDS encoding uracil-DNA glycosylase family protein, producing MLHSSVAVYPSADPAGTPAELGAGWLVVLESATPAEPLAGDAGKLLDNMLRAMRLHRHPRTLVATLERPQPGSSAAAGAEPAAALAHTLATARPAMVLLLGLGAARAVLGSREPLGRLRAGVHQITAPDGTAVPAVVSYDPAYLLRAPDAKAAAWADLCRALALVRSAAGTA from the coding sequence GTGCTCCATTCCTCCGTGGCGGTCTACCCGTCCGCAGACCCGGCCGGCACGCCCGCCGAACTGGGCGCGGGCTGGCTGGTGGTGCTGGAAAGCGCCACGCCCGCCGAGCCCCTGGCCGGGGACGCCGGCAAGCTGCTGGACAACATGCTGCGCGCCATGCGCCTGCACCGCCATCCGCGCACGCTGGTGGCCACGCTGGAGCGCCCGCAGCCCGGCAGCAGCGCCGCCGCGGGTGCCGAGCCCGCCGCTGCGCTGGCGCACACCCTGGCGACGGCACGGCCGGCGATGGTGCTGCTGCTGGGGCTGGGCGCGGCGCGCGCCGTGCTGGGCAGCCGCGAACCCCTGGGCCGGCTGCGCGCCGGTGTGCACCAGATCACCGCGCCGGACGGCACGGCCGTGCCCGCCGTGGTGAGCTATGACCCGGCCTACCTGCTGCGCGCGCCCGATGCCAAGGCGGCCGCCTGGGCCGATCTGTGCCGCGCGCTGGCGCTCGTGCGCAGCGCCGCCGGCACGGCCTGA